DNA from Pelobacter propionicus DSM 2379:
AGGAACAGCCCCCCCGCTTCCCGCACCGCCTTGGCAACCGATTGGGCGGTTTCAGGGGCCACCGTCGACATATCCACGTATCCCTTGCCCGGCTTGATGCCGGCAACCACGCCCTCATCTCCCCGACAGACCGCCTCGGCCGCGGCAGGGTCGGCAAGCATGGCGATGGTGACATCCGACGCCTCCACCACCTGACGGGGAGAAGCGGCCTGCACCGCCCCCAGTTCGGTCAGCGGAACGCATTTTTCCGGGGTGCGGTTCCAGACCGTCAGCCTGAACCCCGCCTTGATCAGGTTCGCCGCCATGGGGGTTCCCATGATGCCAAGTCCAATGAATCCAATGGTACCCATACTGATTTCCTCCTTCTGTAAACTCCATGAAGCGGCACCAGACTAGCACACAAACAGGATAAAGCAAAATGGCTCTCCCCGAAAAACGGGCTCAGGAGGAGCTGTTTTTTATCTAAAACAAAGGCCGGCGGGCTGGAACCAAGTTAATGAAATAATTTGACACGACAAACAAGACACTGTTATATACCGTCATACACATCGTACGTTCCTTTTGAAAAGGCCAAACCCTTCGCGAGGAGGGGGCGGAAAGCGAGGGATCTTCCCTGAAGAGAAGATGGCCGAGCTGCCAAAGGGTTATTTCCTTTTGGCGTGCTCGGTTTTTTTATGGGTTGGCGCCTACTGGAACCACGGCCGTACCGTGCGGTCACGAAAGGAGGTGACGGAACAGCGCAACATCCATGACAGTGGAGTGCATTTGATCAACAGCTCCCCTGGGGTGATTTTTCAAAAAACAGCGGAGAGTGGAATCGGTAACGAATCAATTGTCCGCGATTCCACACCGTCCCAGGCCGCCATATCCACTAAGTTTCATACGAATCAGCACGTGCGGTCCGCATGTACGCAAGCATCTGGATTACAAAAAAGGGAGGAGGACACATGAAGAGAACCAATGCATTTTTCATGGCAGTACTATTCTGCTGCATAGCCGGCACGGCCCTGGTTGCCTCGGCAGCCTACCATCACGCCGGGAGCGCCGATACCGATGCGGGAAACTTCCTAAGAGTTTACCCAGACAAGGCGGGCACGAAGCTGGACAACTGCGCCACCTGCCATGGCGGGGGAGTATACACCAGCAGTAGCGGCAAAAAGAGTACACTGGGCAGCTGCCAGTACTGTCACGCCGCCACAAACTACGGCGCCGATACGGGCAAATATGCCCAAACGCTCAATTCATACGGCACAGCCTACATGGACAATGGCCGTAACGAAACGGCGATTGCGAACATACAGAACGAGGATTCCGATAGTGACGGCTACTCGAATCTCACCGAGATCCAAGCCAACCGCTATCCCGGCGATGCGAACGACCATCCCGGCAAGGTGGTCGCACCTTTCCGCATTTTCACCAAAAAGCAACTGGAGGCCATGCCCCAGCACAGGCAGTTCATGCTGATGAACACCACCAAATCGGGTGACTTCTACACCCAGTATTCCGGCGTCACGATGGAGAATCTGCTGAAAAAAGCGGGAATATCCTCCTCGGCCACCCGGATCTTTGCCTATTCGCCCGACGGCTATGCCCAGCAGCATCCGCTGGAAGACAGCAGCGACAACACGGGGAACAGCTATGCCCCCTTTGTGATCGGCAGCTATCCCCAGGCCAGCTATTTCTATGCCGCGGAAGCGGACAAGGCGATCAATGAAACGTACGGCTGGTGCGATTACAGCTCCCCCAATGCACAGGGGCGCCAGAACGGTGACCCGATCAGGGTTAAAAACGGCCTCCGGCTTATGCTGGCCATCAAGGCGGACGGAACCGACCTGACCCCCGGCGTGCTCGGCGACGACAACAAGCTGACCTCAGGCAGCGAAGGGCCCTTCCGGGTCGTGTCCCCCGAGAAGATCCTCGGACCTCCCGACCAGCCCTCCACCAAACCAGCACTGGGTTCGATCTGGCAGTATAATCCCAGTGCGGACCACAACGCCGGTTTCTCGACGAAATGCGCGACCATGATCAAGGTGGACCCGCTTCCGGACGGAACCACCGACATCGATGTCATGGAGGCGGGCTGGGGCTACGTGGACCAGGGCAAGATCGTCGTCTACGGCGCCCTGCAGGGACCGCAACCGATCTTCCCGGCCGCTGGCGCCACGAAAGTGAACTGGCATCCCGCCTTCTTCATGTGGAAACACAGCCCCGGCGTGGAGAGGAAGGATATTGTCAGCTACAAGCTCGAATACACGAAAGACGAGACTCTGACCGACTGGACGACCGTAATGATCGAACGCAGCGCAAAAAAAGCGCGCATGCACTTTGATCCCATGGTAAAGGACAACACCACCATCATCCTGGAGCCCAACACCCGCTACTGGTGGAGGGTAACGGACCTGGATGAAAACGGCGGCACCACCGTAAGCTCAGTGCGCAGCTTCACCACAAAGGCCAAACCGGCCAGGAAGTAGTCCCGTCGCCGAACCAGGGCCTGCTGCCCGACAGACGACAAAAAGGCCGGATTCATGTCAGAATCCGGCCTTTTGCGTGTTTCAGCAACGAAGGTCAGGCGTAGTTCTCGTCTGTCGCCAGACTTCTCAGCCATGCATTTCGTGCAGTGGACCAGGGAGAAGGACGCAAGGAGAGGCTCACGACAGGTCTTCGCGGTACCAGCCCGACAGACGCGGCTGAAAGACGTTGTCGATTATGTGGATGATGCCGTTGGAGCATTCGATGTCACCGCTGACGATCTTGGCGTTATCGATGACCGCCTCCCCCTCGTCATGTTCAACCGTCAGGGACTTGCCGTTTTCGGTGGAGATAAAATCCGAGGCCGAGACCTGGGCGGCGGTAAGCTTTTCCGCAACCAGGTGATAGTTCATGGTCTCGATCAGGTTCGGGATGTCTTTCAGTTGCTCCGCGAAGTTCATCCTGGCATAGGCGGTGTCGTCGGGAGCGAACAGGGTGTAGGGGCCAGCTCCGTCCAGGGTGGCAGCCAGACCGGCTTTTTCCAGAGACACCGCGAGACTGTTCAATCTCGCGTCGTTTCGGATGGTTTCAATGATGGTGGCCATGAATGTATCTCCTTTTCCGGCTTGTCGTAGTATAAATGTCGCATCACCTCTAGCAAAGCATACATTTTCCCGTCGCGCAACCAAGCAGCATCCCTTTTCCCCGCCAGGCTACGCGCCTGACGACCGAATCACGGCCAGAGAGGCTCTTCAAACCTGGAGCCTGCAGCTGGTGCCACCCGAAGATGTGGCGCAAAAGTCGATGAATATTCTTCATCCATCCCGTAACCTTTTGGGCGGATGTCGCGTCTTCCACAGGTAGAGGACACGAAACGCCTGTTTCCGGCCATAACCGTCGTGCCATTGCCATGGTGTTGTATACTTAAAAGGGACAGGAGCCACCCCACGGGAAAGGAGATTCGGACCATGAAAAGATGCGCCAGGTTAACGGGTATGCAGCTGCTTCTCTGTCTGTTCCTGCTGAGCATGCCCATGGCGGTTTCCGCCGAAACGGAAACCGGGCAGGCCCAGCAACCTCCCATTGGCCAGCAACTGGTGCGCGAAGGCGCCTTTGCCATCAAGCTGGCCGAGGCGCTGGAGATCGTATCCACCGATAACGAGGTCGAGGCGGAGAGCAAGCTTGCCGAGGTTGGTATCGTACCGCGCAACGGCTGGATAGCCGATTATCCGGTGACGCCCGATATCATCGCCGAACTCCAGGGTGCGGTGCGCGCCTCAGCCGAGGCGAACAAACTGCACTTCGAAAAGGACGAGGCCCTCGGGCGCTTCCAGCGCGTCAACCAGGAACTCAGCCTGGGAATCAGGCCCTATGCGGAAGGCGACAAGGCACCGGACAGCCAGCCAAAAGCCAACGGCTATCCCAATCCGGCGGTGATCAACAACTACTATTACCAGCAGGGCCCTCCCGTCGTCACCTACTACACCCCGCCCCGGGACTACTACTACCTGTACAGCTGGATTCCCTCACCATTCTGGAGTTTCGGCTTCTGGTTCCCCGGGTTCTACGTCATGAACGACTTTCACCTGGTCGTGCATGGCGGTTATAGTGTGTCGAATCACTATAACGACCACAGAATGCATCGGGTGTACCGCGTCGATCCGCGGGCGCGCTACCATGGGCGCACCTATGGCGGCATCGGTGTTTCCCGGCCACGGGGATTCCTGTCAACCGGAGTGCCCCACAGCGAC
Protein-coding regions in this window:
- a CDS encoding GEGP motif-containing diheme protein; the protein is MKRTNAFFMAVLFCCIAGTALVASAAYHHAGSADTDAGNFLRVYPDKAGTKLDNCATCHGGGVYTSSSGKKSTLGSCQYCHAATNYGADTGKYAQTLNSYGTAYMDNGRNETAIANIQNEDSDSDGYSNLTEIQANRYPGDANDHPGKVVAPFRIFTKKQLEAMPQHRQFMLMNTTKSGDFYTQYSGVTMENLLKKAGISSSATRIFAYSPDGYAQQHPLEDSSDNTGNSYAPFVIGSYPQASYFYAAEADKAINETYGWCDYSSPNAQGRQNGDPIRVKNGLRLMLAIKADGTDLTPGVLGDDNKLTSGSEGPFRVVSPEKILGPPDQPSTKPALGSIWQYNPSADHNAGFSTKCATMIKVDPLPDGTTDIDVMEAGWGYVDQGKIVVYGALQGPQPIFPAAGATKVNWHPAFFMWKHSPGVERKDIVSYKLEYTKDETLTDWTTVMIERSAKKARMHFDPMVKDNTTIILEPNTRYWWRVTDLDENGGTTVSSVRSFTTKAKPARK
- a CDS encoding fasciclin domain-containing protein, giving the protein MATIIETIRNDARLNSLAVSLEKAGLAATLDGAGPYTLFAPDDTAYARMNFAEQLKDIPNLIETMNYHLVAEKLTAAQVSASDFISTENGKSLTVEHDEGEAVIDNAKIVSGDIECSNGIIHIIDNVFQPRLSGWYREDLS